AATCGCTCTGGCATACCGATGGCATTCGCTGTGAAGGCACAAACATATTGCAGAACAACGGTCGAAGTGCATGGCAGGAAGTCAATCACGTTCATTTCCATATCATTCCTCGATTTACAGGAGATGACTTCAAGATTAAGTATGAAGCCAAACGTCCTACGCGCGATGCGCTAAATCAGCTCGCGGATAAAATCAAAATGCAATTGCAGGAATCGAAATAACACACCTAGCAAGGTGCCATCAGCATCGATCTATCACATTTGACTATTTCTGCACGCAAGAAATTAACAAAAGGCGAAAGAACAATGCACCCCAACAGAATCTACAAAATCATCTTCGCCAGCGTCTATCCGCTCTACATCAAAAAGGCGGAGCGAAAAGGCCGCACCCAAAGAAGTGGACACGGTCATCTTTTGGTTGACGGGTTATGACCACGAAACGATGCAGGCGCAAATCGACAAACGGAGCGATTTCGAGACGTTTTTTGCGGAGGCGCCTGCCCTGAATCCCAACGTGTCCAAGATCACGGGGGTCATCTGCGGCTACCGCGTCGAAGACATTGAAGATCCCGTCATCCAGAAAATGCGCTACCTCGACAAGCTGATCGATGAATTGGCCAAAGGGAAGAAGATGGAGAAGATTTTGAGGGAGTGAAGATCGTCCATCCATTCGGAGGTATGGATTTCACCAGTTGATGCCTTGCTTCTACCCGGGATTTTTCGACTGAAAGAAAAAGGCAGCCCCCAAAAGAGCTGCCTTTTCCATATCCTTCCTTCAAACCGAATCCTCAAACCCGATCCAGCTCCATCACCTTGTTCCAAGCAGCCACAAAATCAGCGACAAATTTGGCCGCAGCATCCGACGAAGCATACACCTCCGCCAAGGCGCGCAGCTCCGAATTGGACCCGAAGATCAGGTCCA
This genomic stretch from Bacteroidota bacterium harbors:
- a CDS encoding HIT family protein, which gives rise to SLWHTDGIRCEGTNILQNNGRSAWQEVNHVHFHIIPRFTGDDFKIKYEAKRPTRDALNQLADKIKMQLQESK